A stretch of DNA from Anopheles ziemanni chromosome 3, idAnoZiCoDA_A2_x.2, whole genome shotgun sequence:
AAGGGACTTTGCCCGAGACACCGGTCACGACAAATAACCCGAAAGAGATGAAACTGTGTGCGATCGAGtgattgttgttttgctttctccACTCTCTCTGTCTATCTCTCTTACTCCCTCTTTctgttgtttgtgtttcttaCAAAACTACAGTAAAACTGCCTGTTGCTCCGACATGTCAGAAAAATAACATGAACGCTCACCATTCAAATTTAGACGGTTATGGATTTATTTGCTTAGCCCTTACGTAATTTTCTATCGGTATGGTTGAACCTCTTTGGTAGAACTCCCTTTGCCACAGTCCGGGCGTTGGACAACGCTTTGAGCAATAAATTCGATCAGTGTGCGCGTTGGTCGACCAGCCATTCCACGGCGAATGTACGGAAAGTCGGTTCCCTTGGTCTTCATTACATTCAACGCGTCAATGTGGAGCCACGGCCCACAAGGGAGAAACTCGCGAAGAAGCGCAGCAGACTTGCAGCTGTTCGCCCCCTCACCCAAACCAATATTCTGCACATCCACGTGGTCTGCAGAACAAATTTGCTGCGTATAATAATCCCACAATGGCAACCGCCATACTCGATCGCCCGTGTGAATGCTGGCATTTTGCATTCGTTGCCAAAGGTCCTCGGAGTTGGTGAAGACGGCGCTACAAACTTTTCCGAAGCTTTCCAGCACGGATTTCGAGATAGTCGAAACGTCCACGATGTACTTGGGGCCAAAGTGTTCCGCATACAGCAATGCATCCACCAGTGTCAGAGGTCCTTCATTGCTGGTTTTCACAATCTCGATACTCTTGCCATTCTTGACCGTAATCACATCGCCCGGTTTCATTGCATTACATCCGATCATGTTCTCGCAAAGTGGAATTAGTGCGCGAATGTTTACGGGCAGCTTGAGGGCGGCAATCGCCCTGCAGGTTGCTACAACGCATGCTGCTCCCGTCATATCTGCTCGCATGTCCGTTAATGCTTCGAGTGGTTTTAGGCAAAGGCCGCCGCTGTCGAAGGTATTACCCTGGCCGATAAGTACAATCGGTCGTTCGTTACTTTTTGCACCGTAATAGCTTAGCTCGAGAAAGATCGGAGGTTCACAGGAACCCTTAGCTACCGTCAGGAAGGATGTCATTCCTTGATTCTCAGCCCAACCGCGTACCTTCACCTCCACATTGACGCCCGAGTTGCAGAGAATTTGAACGACGTTTTGGGCGAATGTTGTAGGTGTCATCAGATTCGATGGTGTCTCTTGTAGTTGCCGAGCAAGGTTCTGGGCTTCGGCCTTCGCCAGTCCAATGCGCCATCCATTGGAATCACAGGGTAGTTCCGGTTCGTAGTACAACTGAAGCTGGGGAACAAACTTCCGCTGATCCACGCTGCGTAGCTCCTGATTGACCCAAAGCCCCATGTGGGCTCCTTCCGCGGCGGATTCCGCATGACCAAAGTCTTCCACGTAGATGCGGCTGGCTTCCAAATTCTGCAACTCCTGACAACCGCGTGCTGCTGCGATACGGATTGCTTCCTTCGATACGTCCATCTTTTCTACATCATCGTAACCGAGACATTCGCTACCAAGACCACAAACTGCCACGGCGGAATAGGTTGGTTCGAGATTGTATAAAATTCTCACCTCACCACGTTTCGGCATCGGTCCGGCCAGTCGAAGAAGCTCAAGCAGTCGTCCACTGGTATACGCCTAGAAAAATGCCATGCAAAAGGGTCTAGTTTACGTGGATTAACAATTTTAATGATGTGAAAAAATACCTCATTATACTTAGCTGCCGTCGGAGTAAGTACCCCGATATCCAGTCGATCACTTTCGTCCGCGTATACTCCGAGCACTAACCCTCGAGACGCTGGATTCGAGCactgttcttttattttcacattGTGTTGAATGTTTCGGATGGGCAAATAATGAAAAGATTTTAAAGACGATCGAACAATTTTCTGCAATGCTCTAAACGacatttttctatttgatTCGTTTGATCTGGATCTGGCCAAAATGTCTTCGGAAAAAAGTTCGAAAAATCCTATCTGATCTTGCTCATAGGCTCTAACCGAATGACTAAAATAGAATACGTTTGTACGAAGGCAAGTCTACTTCGATGAGTTTAACAATGGATAAATTGTTAAATAAATTGTGTCTATTTTATCGTGCCCGATAGCTTTTGCACAACTGCGATTTTGTATTTACCCACTCACCTTCCGTTTAGAAAGACAAATAAATTTCTCTAGAAgtcattaaaaagaaaacattttaatttggaGAAACGATTTCCAACCAACGGTACACACAAAGTTAGTACTTGACAGCTTGCAGGCCAGTTCTGTCACTTGAACTGTCATTTATTCGAGTTTTTACCTCCCACGTTCGCATGGCACGAACTAGCATGTCAGTATTGCTAGCCTCCTCCCACAGCACACTGCTTCGCTTACGAAAACCCAGCAGCACTGGTAGTAAAACGGCGTACTTAGCAGATTGACATTATTCGTGTACGCGTAGAACCATTTGCTGGCCCAGCGAGCCTTCGGGTGATATTGTGGTCATTGCCGCGAAATGTTTTCGTGATCATGCTCAGTGATGCGCTAGAGAAACCATTACAAAATCGATAAACTTATTTGTAAATACACAATATCAGCAACAAACGGATGTGCAGGCGTACGTGTTGACAAAAATAATGTAGACCTCCCCCGCAGCAGTGGTACGATGTAGGGCGCTCTGTGTGCTGCTCAAATGTTCAGCGAAACAACCAATCTCGAGCGAAAATACCATTTCCCGTAAATGGTTCCGTTCGCTGTTGACTAGTGACGAAATTGACGGACGAGTACGGTGGAAggcaataaaatttataatctATCGACAGTGCAGCAGTACGACGAGCTGTCGGTGAAATCATAACCAGGTGCAGTGAAATCGGCTCGGAGCAACATTCACATTCCGCTGGATACCGTGGAGCCTTGAATAAAGCTTTGTCGTGCAAaggcaaagaagaaaatacgTTCGTCACCACGAGCGCACATTCCGCCCGCAAGTATCCAAAACGCGTATGTAATAcatagtgttttttttccctcctgttATGgggaatgtttgaaaatagtGCATGAATCTTACTATCAAAAGGGCAAGCACGTACTTCGGAAATTCCAGTTTCTATATTGCTAATTTGATATCTGCACTGATAAAGTTCGTCATACTGCGGAAGTTTTGTTCCTGTACGTGAAGAAAAGGCAACCGAGTCAAGTAGCATTGTTATCATTTATTATCCCCTGTGTCGATACCCTGGTGGTGTAGAGTTTAATATTCGCGTTCGGTGGTGATGCTTAGTATCCATTTGTCCAAGCCGTAGCAGCTAATACTCCCCTGGAACGAGATGAGCTGATAACACTGTTTGTGTATGATAATGTAAGTAAGAAAAAAGGTACAGAAATGCAACTGGAAATATTGCCAGTTTACACAACACCGCGAATACCCTTCGATTctcctttccttttccacaTGCTTGTA
This window harbors:
- the LOC131289402 gene encoding cytosol aminopeptidase-like, which encodes MSFRALQKIVRSSLKSFHYLPIRNIQHNVKIKEQCSNPASRGLVLGVYADESDRLDIGVLTPTAAKYNEAYTSGRLLELLRLAGPMPKRGEVRILYNLEPTYSAVAVCGLGSECLGYDDVEKMDVSKEAIRIAAARGCQELQNLEASRIYVEDFGHAESAAEGAHMGLWVNQELRSVDQRKFVPQLQLYYEPELPCDSNGWRIGLAKAEAQNLARQLQETPSNLMTPTTFAQNVVQILCNSGVNVEVKVRGWAENQGMTSFLTVAKGSCEPPIFLELSYYGAKSNERPIVLIGQGNTFDSGGLCLKPLEALTDMRADMTGAACVVATCRAIAALKLPVNIRALIPLCENMIGCNAMKPGDVITVKNGKSIEIVKTSNEGPLTLVDALLYAEHFGPKYIVDVSTISKSVLESFGKVCSAVFTNSEDLWQRMQNASIHTGDRVWRLPLWDYYTQQICSADHVDVQNIGLGEGANSCKSAALLREFLPCGPWLHIDALNVMKTKGTDFPYIRRGMAGRPTRTLIEFIAQSVVQRPDCGKGSSTKEVQPYR